A single window of Nematostella vectensis chromosome 4, jaNemVect1.1, whole genome shotgun sequence DNA harbors:
- the LOC125556674 gene encoding uncharacterized protein LOC125556674 isoform X1 has translation MSFSRNIKSEPMTLTMQCRNSIVCSIGESRWKGSELALPWLIPEYVMKQGGGWRRILPIKRDYPKVYSPNTSSSGNSSDLEFLEISLDKSDYSDSDTIAESDIDLMTPSIDISSPPPPLRIDPLVTTHRPANVSGTGRESVIMVPIKSKMCGEDDDKKWYSSIPASSSSEMCGENADKKWYSSISTTSSYEDEGLPGVRQRPSKEVDKEKDVGRLSTETLSALGACDIPKSRMFEGTLASKTAQFQLSEEEWEKIQPQETKHGYSQFTGPWTDIFSDHLKVSNNYCSLKFTYNRIKSKRSRKHSAPFFRGKASCRRKECGVSLELQISMENVEERVIDVQYSTFTVNHGLSIPCARFMKKEKRQERAQQLKSSSPSKLYTVSFRE, from the exons AACCTATGACACTGACCATGCAGTGTAGGAACTCTATTGTATGTTCCATCGGAGAGAGTAGATGGAAAGGGTCCGAGCTCGCTCTACCGTGGCTCATTCCTGAGTATGTAATGAAACAAGGAGGTGGTTGGAGAAGGATACTGCCAATTAAAAGGGACTACCCAAAAGTTTACAGCCCCAATACCTCGTCTTCGGGAAATTCATCTGATTTGGAGTTTCTGGAGATCTCCCTCGACAAATCAGACTATTCAGACTCTGATACCATTGCAGAGTCTGATATTGATTTGATGACTCCGTCAATCGACATTTCCTCGCCGCCTCCGCCCCTTAGAATTGACCCACTCGTTACAACCCATCGGCCGGCCAACGTTTCAGGCACAGGGAGGGAATCTGTTATTATGGTGCCGATAAAATCCAAG atGTGCGGAGAAGACGACGATAAGAAGTGGTACTCATCAATTCCAGCTTCCAGCTCTTCTGAA atGTGCGGAGAAAACGCCGATAAGAAGTGGTACTCATCAATCTCAACTACCAGCTCTTATGAA GATGAGGGATTACCAGGAGTCCGACAGAGACCATCCAAGGAAGTTGATAAG GAAAAAGACGTCGGTAGGCTATCAACCGAGACGCTGTCTGCATTGGGAGCTTGTGATATCCCAAAGAGCAGGATGTTTGAAGGAACCCTGGCATCCAAAACTGCTCAATTTCAGCTATCCGAAGAGGAATGGGAAAAAATACAGCCTCAAGAAACAAAGCATGGCTACAGTCAGTTCACGGGACCTTGGACTGACATTTTTAGTGACCATCTTAAAGTATCCAACAACTACTGTTCGCTAAAATTTACTTACAACAGAATTAAGTCAAAGAGATCCCGTAAGCACAGTGCGCCATTCTTCCGAGGAAAGGCCAGCTGCAGGAGGAAAGAATGTGGTGTTTCATTGGAATTGCAAATATCAATGGAAAACGTAGAGGAAAGAGTGATTGACGTGCAATACAGCACTTTCACAGTAAACCACGGACTGTCAATACCGTGTGCGAGGTttatgaaaaaagaaaagcgTCAAGAGAGGGCCCAACAGCTAaaatcctcctccccctccaaACTTtacactgttagtttcagagagtag
- the LOC125556674 gene encoding uncharacterized protein LOC125556674 isoform X2, whose protein sequence is MTLTMQCRNSIVCSIGESRWKGSELALPWLIPEYVMKQGGGWRRILPIKRDYPKVYSPNTSSSGNSSDLEFLEISLDKSDYSDSDTIAESDIDLMTPSIDISSPPPPLRIDPLVTTHRPANVSGTGRESVIMVPIKSKMCGEDDDKKWYSSIPASSSSEMCGENADKKWYSSISTTSSYEDEGLPGVRQRPSKEVDKEKDVGRLSTETLSALGACDIPKSRMFEGTLASKTAQFQLSEEEWEKIQPQETKHGYSQFTGPWTDIFSDHLKVSNNYCSLKFTYNRIKSKRSRKHSAPFFRGKASCRRKECGVSLELQISMENVEERVIDVQYSTFTVNHGLSIPCARFMKKEKRQERAQQLKSSSPSKLYTVSFRE, encoded by the exons ATGACACTGACCATGCAGTGTAGGAACTCTATTGTATGTTCCATCGGAGAGAGTAGATGGAAAGGGTCCGAGCTCGCTCTACCGTGGCTCATTCCTGAGTATGTAATGAAACAAGGAGGTGGTTGGAGAAGGATACTGCCAATTAAAAGGGACTACCCAAAAGTTTACAGCCCCAATACCTCGTCTTCGGGAAATTCATCTGATTTGGAGTTTCTGGAGATCTCCCTCGACAAATCAGACTATTCAGACTCTGATACCATTGCAGAGTCTGATATTGATTTGATGACTCCGTCAATCGACATTTCCTCGCCGCCTCCGCCCCTTAGAATTGACCCACTCGTTACAACCCATCGGCCGGCCAACGTTTCAGGCACAGGGAGGGAATCTGTTATTATGGTGCCGATAAAATCCAAG atGTGCGGAGAAGACGACGATAAGAAGTGGTACTCATCAATTCCAGCTTCCAGCTCTTCTGAA atGTGCGGAGAAAACGCCGATAAGAAGTGGTACTCATCAATCTCAACTACCAGCTCTTATGAA GATGAGGGATTACCAGGAGTCCGACAGAGACCATCCAAGGAAGTTGATAAG GAAAAAGACGTCGGTAGGCTATCAACCGAGACGCTGTCTGCATTGGGAGCTTGTGATATCCCAAAGAGCAGGATGTTTGAAGGAACCCTGGCATCCAAAACTGCTCAATTTCAGCTATCCGAAGAGGAATGGGAAAAAATACAGCCTCAAGAAACAAAGCATGGCTACAGTCAGTTCACGGGACCTTGGACTGACATTTTTAGTGACCATCTTAAAGTATCCAACAACTACTGTTCGCTAAAATTTACTTACAACAGAATTAAGTCAAAGAGATCCCGTAAGCACAGTGCGCCATTCTTCCGAGGAAAGGCCAGCTGCAGGAGGAAAGAATGTGGTGTTTCATTGGAATTGCAAATATCAATGGAAAACGTAGAGGAAAGAGTGATTGACGTGCAATACAGCACTTTCACAGTAAACCACGGACTGTCAATACCGTGTGCGAGGTttatgaaaaaagaaaagcgTCAAGAGAGGGCCCAACAGCTAaaatcctcctccccctccaaACTTtacactgttagtttcagagagtag
- the LOC125556674 gene encoding uncharacterized protein LOC125556674 isoform X3, with amino-acid sequence MSFSRNIKSEPMTLTMQCRNSIVCSIGESRWKGSELALPWLIPEYVMKQGGGWRRILPIKRDYPKVYSPNTSSSGNSSDLEFLEISLDKSDYSDSDTIAESDIDLMTPSIDISSPPPPLRIDPLVTTHRPANVSGTGRESVIMVPIKSKMCGEDDDKKWYSSIPASSSSEDEGLPGVRQRPSKEVDKEKDVGRLSTETLSALGACDIPKSRMFEGTLASKTAQFQLSEEEWEKIQPQETKHGYSQFTGPWTDIFSDHLKVSNNYCSLKFTYNRIKSKRSRKHSAPFFRGKASCRRKECGVSLELQISMENVEERVIDVQYSTFTVNHGLSIPCARFMKKEKRQERAQQLKSSSPSKLYTVSFRE; translated from the exons AACCTATGACACTGACCATGCAGTGTAGGAACTCTATTGTATGTTCCATCGGAGAGAGTAGATGGAAAGGGTCCGAGCTCGCTCTACCGTGGCTCATTCCTGAGTATGTAATGAAACAAGGAGGTGGTTGGAGAAGGATACTGCCAATTAAAAGGGACTACCCAAAAGTTTACAGCCCCAATACCTCGTCTTCGGGAAATTCATCTGATTTGGAGTTTCTGGAGATCTCCCTCGACAAATCAGACTATTCAGACTCTGATACCATTGCAGAGTCTGATATTGATTTGATGACTCCGTCAATCGACATTTCCTCGCCGCCTCCGCCCCTTAGAATTGACCCACTCGTTACAACCCATCGGCCGGCCAACGTTTCAGGCACAGGGAGGGAATCTGTTATTATGGTGCCGATAAAATCCAAG atGTGCGGAGAAGACGACGATAAGAAGTGGTACTCATCAATTCCAGCTTCCAGCTCTTCTGAA GATGAGGGATTACCAGGAGTCCGACAGAGACCATCCAAGGAAGTTGATAAG GAAAAAGACGTCGGTAGGCTATCAACCGAGACGCTGTCTGCATTGGGAGCTTGTGATATCCCAAAGAGCAGGATGTTTGAAGGAACCCTGGCATCCAAAACTGCTCAATTTCAGCTATCCGAAGAGGAATGGGAAAAAATACAGCCTCAAGAAACAAAGCATGGCTACAGTCAGTTCACGGGACCTTGGACTGACATTTTTAGTGACCATCTTAAAGTATCCAACAACTACTGTTCGCTAAAATTTACTTACAACAGAATTAAGTCAAAGAGATCCCGTAAGCACAGTGCGCCATTCTTCCGAGGAAAGGCCAGCTGCAGGAGGAAAGAATGTGGTGTTTCATTGGAATTGCAAATATCAATGGAAAACGTAGAGGAAAGAGTGATTGACGTGCAATACAGCACTTTCACAGTAAACCACGGACTGTCAATACCGTGTGCGAGGTttatgaaaaaagaaaagcgTCAAGAGAGGGCCCAACAGCTAaaatcctcctccccctccaaACTTtacactgttagtttcagagagtag